The following proteins come from a genomic window of Nostoc sp. TCL26-01:
- the rpmJ gene encoding 50S ribosomal protein L36 produces MKVRASVKKICEKCNVIKRRGRVMVICVNPKHKQRQG; encoded by the coding sequence ATGAAAGTTAGAGCCTCAGTCAAAAAAATCTGTGAAAAATGTAACGTGATTAAACGTCGCGGTCGCGTTATGGTAATTTGCGTCAATCCCAAGCACAAACAACGTCAGGGATAA
- the rpsK gene encoding 30S ribosomal protein S11, which produces MARQPTKKSGSKKQKRNVPNGMAYIQSTFNNSIVTITDQNGDVISWASAGSSGFKGAKKGTPFAAQTAAESAARRAIDQGMRQIEVMVSGPGAGRETAIRALQGAGLEITLIRDITPIPHNGCRPPKRRRV; this is translated from the coding sequence ATGGCGAGACAACCAACAAAAAAATCTGGGAGTAAGAAGCAGAAACGGAACGTTCCTAACGGAATGGCCTACATCCAGTCTACTTTCAACAATAGCATTGTCACCATCACCGATCAAAATGGCGATGTCATCTCCTGGGCCAGTGCTGGTTCTAGCGGTTTCAAAGGAGCGAAAAAAGGCACTCCCTTTGCAGCTCAAACCGCAGCTGAAAGCGCAGCCCGGCGAGCCATTGACCAAGGAATGCGGCAGATTGAGGTGATGGTTAGTGGCCCTGGAGCTGGTAGAGAAACCGCAATTCGGGCTTTGCAAGGTGCAGGACTGGAGATTACACTCATTCGGGATATTACCCCCATTCCTCATAATGGATGCCGTCCACCCAAGCGCCGCCGAGTTTAG
- the rpsM gene encoding 30S ribosomal protein S13, whose amino-acid sequence MARIAGVDLPRDKRVEIGLTYIYGIGLSRSQAILAATGVNPDTRIKDLSDADITALRGEVESNYQVEGDLRRLEAMNIKRLIDIGTFRGRRHRMGLPVRGQRTRTNARTRRGRRQTVAGKKKAPGK is encoded by the coding sequence GTGGCACGGATAGCCGGAGTAGACCTTCCACGCGATAAGCGCGTTGAAATTGGTCTGACCTACATTTACGGAATTGGGTTATCGAGGTCGCAGGCAATCTTAGCGGCTACAGGAGTTAACCCAGACACTCGGATTAAAGACCTCAGCGATGCCGATATTACGGCTCTCCGGGGAGAAGTAGAAAGCAACTATCAAGTTGAAGGGGACTTACGACGTTTAGAGGCGATGAACATCAAGCGCCTCATTGACATTGGGACTTTTAGAGGTCGTCGTCATCGCATGGGCTTACCTGTCAGAGGGCAAAGAACTCGCACCAATGCTAGAACCCGCCGTGGGAGAAGACAAACAGTGGCTGGGAAGAAGAAAGCTCCCGGTAAATAA